Part of the Microbulbifer salipaludis genome is shown below.
CGCCTACGTGCCCCTCGACGAGGCGCTGTCCCGCGTGGTCATCGATTTCTCCGGTCGCCCCGGTCTCACCATGAACGTGCCCTTTACCCAGAAACGCATCGGCAACTTCGACACCGAGCTGTTCTATGAATTCTTCCAGGGCTTCGTCAATCACGCCCTGGTGACCCTGCACATCGACTGCATCCGCGGCTTCAACGCCCACCACCAGATCGAGACCGTGTTCAAGGCCTTCGGCCGCGCCCTGCGCATGGCCCTGACCCCGGACCCGCGGATGGAAGGCGCCATGCCCTCCACCAAAGGCGTGCTGTAAGGCGGGAGCGAAGATGCAAAAGATCGTCGTCCTCGACTACGGCATGGGCAACCTCCACTCCGTCGCCAGCGCCCTGCAAAAAGTCGCTCCCGCTGATGAAGTGGTGCTCGCCACCACGCCTGAACAAGCCGAAGGCGCTGACCGCCTGATCGTCCCCGGCGTCGGCGCCATCCGCGACTGTATGGAAGGCTTCATCCGCCCGGGCTTCGTGCCGCTGCTGAACCGGTGTGTCGAATCGGGCATGCCGATTCTCGGCATCTGCGTGGGCATGCAGATCATGATGGCGAGCAGTGAAGAAAATGGCGGCGTCGACTGCCTGGGTATCTTCCCGCAGCCGGCAAAGTTTTTCGGCAAGGACCTGTACGAAAATGGCCAGCATTTAAAAGTCCCGCATATGGGCTGGAACCGGGTGCAGCAAGCCATCGACCACCCCATGTGGCGCAACATCGAAAACGGCAGCCGTTTCTATTTTGTGCACAGCTACTATGTGCCCGCGGAAGACAATGAAGCCGTTGCTGGCATCACCGACTATGGTGTGCAGTTCGCCGCGGCAGTGACCCACAACAATATCTTTGCCACCCAGTTCCACCCGGAAAAGAGTGCGGATGCGGGTATGCAGCTGTTGAAAAATTTTGTCGATTGGAACGGTGCTGCTTAAGAGCGCCGGCCGGCGAAGTAAATAACTAGATGCGAAGGCAGGGTGCCGGGTAAGTCTTTTCAAAAGCGTCGGCAACAGGGATGTTGCCGACGCAGCGTACAGGGATGTATTCACAGCGGTTTTGAAAAGACTTACCCGGTGCCCTGCCGCCACCGGGCCTGAAACTAACCGGGGCCCCGAAACAGGAAGTTAACCAAAATGATCGTAATCCCAGCCATTGATCTGAAAGACGGCGAGTGCGTGCGCCTGCGCCAGGGTGAAATGGAAGACGCTACTGTCTTCTCCGACGACCCCGTCGCCACCGCCGAACACTGGCTCAGCCAGGGCGCCAAGCGCCTGCATATCGTCGACCTGAACGGCGCCTTTGCCGGCAACCCCGTCAACGGCGACGCCGTCAACGCCATCGCCCGCCAGTTCCCGCAGTTTCCGATCCAGATCGGCGGCGGCATCCGCGACCTTAAAACCATCGAGTGGTACCTCGAAGCCGGCGTGCAGTGGACCATCATCGGCACCGCGGCGGTGAAAAACCCGAAACTGGTCAAGGAAGCCTGCCGGGAATTCGAAGGCCATATCATCGTCGGCCTCGATGCCAAAGACGGACTCGTCGCCACCGAAGGCTGGGCCGAAGTCTCCGATGTGCAGGCCACCGAGCTCGCCAAGGAATTCCAGGACTGTGGTGTCAGCGCCATCGTTTACACCGACATCGCCCGCGACGGCATGATGCAGGGCGTCAACCTCGAATCTACCATGGACCTCGCCCGCGCGGTGCAGATCCCCATCATCGCCTCCGGCGGTGTCAGCTGCATCGAAGATATCGAAAAACTGCTCGCCGCTGGCGATGACAAAACCGAAATCTTCGGTGCCATCACCGGGCGTGCGATTTACGAAGACAAGCTCGACCTGCAAAAAGCACAACAGCTGTGCGACAGCTGGAACAAGTAACTGAAATAAGGAACCGGGACAACAGCATGGGCCTCGCCAAACGCATAATCCCCTGTCTCGACGTCGACGCCGGCCGGGTGGTCAAGGGCGTGAATTTTGTCGACATCCGCGATGCCGGTGACCCGGTGGAGGTCGCCCGGCGCTACAACGAAGCCGGTGCCGATGAAGTCACCTTCCTGGATATCACCGCCACCCACGAGGGCCGCGATACCACACTGCACACCGTGGAAAAAATGGCCTCTGAGGTGTTTATCCCCCTGACCGTGGGCGGCGGGGTGCGCGAATTGCAGGATATCCGCAACCTGCTAAACGCCGGCGCGGACAAGACTGCGATCAATTCCGCTGCGGTGTTCAACCCGGACTTTGTGCGCGAGGCCGCCGATCGTTTCGGCAGCCAGTGCATCGTCGTTGCCATTGATGCCAAGCAGGTTGGTAATCACAAAGAGCCGAAGTGGGAAATCTTCACCCACGGCGGACGCAAGCCGACCGGCATCGACGCGGTGGAGTGGGCGAAGAAAATGGACAGCTTTGGTGCTGGGGAAATCCTGCTGACTAGCATGGATCGCGATGGCACCAAAAACGGTTTTGACCTGGCCCTGACCCGCGCCATCTCCGACGCGGTGTCGGTACCTGTCATCGCCTCCGGTGGTGTGGGTAATCTGCAACACCTGGCCGACGGCGTGCTCAAGGGTGGTGCCGATGCCGTGCTTGCGGCGAGTATTTTCCATTTCGGTGAATACACCGTGGCCGAAGCCAAGGCGTTTATGCAGAACGCGGGTATTGAAATGCGACTTTAACTCGCGAGTGCGTACGGCCCGCTTATAGTTTTTGCGTGCCGCGCCAACGGCGTGCGCGCAGGCTGCCAAACGGACGCACGTTGCCGGTGTATTTGTTGAGGGGGTTGAGGAATTTGTCTACGGCCTTTTCGGCTTCTTCGCGACAGGCGTAGGGGCCGAAGGTCTTGCCGCCGCGGACGGTGAAGTACCAATCGTCGTCCAGTTTGAAGAAGCGGTCTGCTCGGGGAGGGATAGACTCTCCTTTTTCGCCACGACGATACTGCTGCATGACAACCTCGCTAATACCTCTGTAACGACTTCTTACTACCGTCCCGCCAATGCCAGCGGTAACAGCACACCCAGTTAAAAGCCTAGCCAATAACCGGGTGTCACTCCCTGTAATTACCGGGATTTACAGGTCTTCGGCGCGAATTTGTGCCACCTGATCTTTCGCTTTCGGTGCACTGCTTTCTTCAGTGCCCGTGGGTGTGCGACGTACATAGAGATTCAGGCCCTTGAGCACATTCAGTGCTTCAAACACCTGGTTGTCACGGCTGTACCAGTCGTCCTGCTTGGCCTTGGCCCGCTTGCGATCTTCCGAGCCGCTTTCGGCACCGCCGTTGCCGTTACCCAGGTGCCCGGCCAGATCCGCTTCGGTGGTGCGTGCGCGGCCGTCCAGGCGGGTAACCTGCACTCTTTCAACGGTGATATCGGGCTTGATGCCCTGGGCCTGAATGGAGCGCCCCTTGGGGGTGAAATAGAGGGCGGTGGTGAGTTTGATCGCGCGATCCTGGTTGATCGGGATAACGGTCTGCACCGAGCCCTTGCCGAAACTGTCGGTGCCCATGACCACCGCGCGGCGGTGGTCTTGCAGTGCGCCGGCGACAATTTCCGCGGCGGAGGCAGAGCCGTCGTTGATCAAAACCACCAGCGGTGCGCCGTTGGTGACATCGCCGGCACTGGCGGAGTAGCGCAAGTTGGACGAGTCATTGCGGCCCTCGGTGTAAACCACTAGCCCTTCCTCAAGGAACGCATCCACCACTTCCACCGAGGATTGCAGCACGCCGCCGGGGTTGTTGCGCAGGTCGACCACCAGCCCTTTCAGTTCGCCCTTTTTCTTCAGCTTTTTCATGGCGCGCATCAGGTCGCCGCCGGTGTCCATCTGGAACTGACTGATCCGCAGGTAGCCGTAACCGTCTTCGAGCATCTCGCCGCGCACACTGTATACGCGCACCTTGTCGCGCTTGACGGTGACATCGAAGGGCTCCTTGTGGCCCTTGCGGCCGATGGTCAGGGTGACCGAGGAGCCCACCGGGCCGCGCATTTTATCCACCGCCTCGTCCAGGCTTACCCCGCGCATGGATTTGCCCGACAGGCGCAGGATCACATCACCGGCGCGCAGTCCGGCGCGGGCGGCAGGTGTGTCGTCCATCGGGGTAATGATGGTGATGTAGTCGTCTTCGATACCCACCTCGATACCGAGGCCGGCGAATTCACCGGTGGTGTTGGCCTGCAGGTCGTCGAACGAGCGGCTGTCGAGGTAGGCGGAGTGCGGGTCCAGCCCCTGCAGCATGCCCTTGATGGCGTATTCCAGCAGGGTGCTGTCGTCGACTTCATTGACGTAGCCCTGACGGATCTGTTCGAACACTTTGGCAAAGCTGCGCAGGTCTTCCAGCGGCAGTCGGGATTCGGCTTCCTGGACCGCGCGCACGGCGCTGTTGTCCTGGTCGCCCTGGCTGAGTCCCATCAGCGGAAGAGCGGCGAGAGCGGCGGCGCCAATCAGGCGGGCCAGTGTTTTGGTGGTGAACATCATCTGCACGTCCTTGGCATTTATCGTTACTGTCCATGAAGAATTGTAGACCCGGCACTCCCGTGAGGTTTGAACTTGGCGGGGAAACGAACTGGCGTGTGTTGCGCAGGGATAAAAACGCAGCGGGGAGTGTGGTAGGGCAGCATCGCCTGTTTTGCGGGCTTGGTTATGGACGTGGTGGCGGGCTTAGCCCCTGCACCACACCGTGGGGTCCTGCGGCTTGCCGCGGTGGCGGATTTCGAAATAGAGCCCGGCCTGGCTGAGACCGCCGGTATTACCCACCTTGGCGATGGTATCGCCGCGCTCCACCCACTCGCCGATAGCGCGGGTGAGGGACTGGTTGTGGCCATACAGGCTCATGTAACCATCGCCATGGTCGAGGATGATCAGCATGCCCTGGCCGCGCAGGTAGTCGGCAAAGACCACGCGCCCCCGGTGAATCGCCTTGACCGGTGTGCCCTCGTTGGCACGCAGGGTGACGCCGGTCCAGGTGATGCCATTGGCGCGGCGCTGGCCAAAGGCGTTGGCGCGACGGCCGCTGGTGGGCCACTGCATGCGCCCGCGTTGCTTGGCGAATGGGGTCTGGTCGCTGGGGTTGATCAGGCTGGCAATGGCGCGGCCCACTTCGTCTACCAGGCGTTGCAGGCGGCTGCGGTCGCTGTGCAGCTGGTTCAGTTCGCCGCTCTTGCTGGCGAGCTGCCGGGCGAGCTTGTCGAGGGTGCGCTGGCGATTCTGTTGTGCACTCACCAGCGCGCGGCGTTTTTCTTCCAGCTGGCTGCGTTCGTGGGCCAGGGTGTCCTGTTCGCGCTGGATGCCGGCGCTGACGGTGGAGAGCTGGTCGAGGGTGGAGACGTAATCGCCGATGACGCGATTGCGTTGTTTGAGGAAGTAGTCGTGATAGCGGAGCTGGCGGGCGATGTGCTGGGGGTCTTGCTGGTTGAGGAGCAGCTTGATCTGCTCCTGGCGACCGAGTCGGTAAGCGGCGGCGACTTCCTGCTCGACCCGCCGCTGCATACTTCGCCGGGATTCTTCCAGCTGCTGCTCTTCTTTCTTCAGCTCCTGCAGTTTTTCGCCGCGGCTCTGCATGTCGGCTTTGATCTTGTCGATCCGCTGCAGAAGTTCCGAGATGTCCTTTTCGTTGGACTCCAGGTCCTTGAGCAACTGGTCGCGGTCACTTTTTACCTGGTTAAGTTCCTGCTGCAGGGCCTCGATGCGCTGCTTGATCTCCGCGAGCCGCGCCTGCTGTTCTTCGTCCGCCGCCTGCGCGAAGCAGGCGGGGACCAGAAGCAGAGACGACAGCAGGGCTGCAATAACGACGGCAGATATGTTCATGGAGATGGTTCTACCTCGCGGGACTGGCCCGGGTTAGTTCACTTTTACCAGCGGCTCACCGCTCATTTCCACCGGCTGCGGCAGGCCCATCAGCGCCAGCATGGTGGGCGCTACATCCGCCAGGCTGCCACCATCGCGCATGGTGACCTCGCGCTCACCGATGTACACAAAGGGCACCGGCAGGGTCGAGTGCTGGGTGCTCACCTGGCCGGAGCCCGCATCGTACATCTCTTCCACGTTGCCGTGGTCGGCGGTGATCAGCACCTCGCCACCGGCCGCCAGTGCGGCTTTGGTCACGCGGTCCACGCACACATCCAGGGCTTCCACCGCTTTGACGGCGGCCTCGAACACACCGGTGTGGCCCACCATGTCGCCGTTGGCGTAGTTGCAGATGATGGCGTCGAACTTGCCGCTCTCGATGGCTTCCACCAGCTTGTCGGTCACTTCCGGCGCGCTCATTTCCGGCTGCAGGTCGTAGGTGGCCACATCCGGAGACTGAATCAAAACGCGTTCTTCGCCATTGTAGGGCGCTTCGCGGCCACCGCTAAAGAAGAAGGTCACATGGGCGTATTTTTCTGTTTCGGCGATACGCAGCTGGGTCTTGTTCTGCGACTGCAGATATTCGCCAAAGGTGTTCACCAGGTTTTCCGGCGGGAAGGCGCAGCTGGCGTCGATGTCGGCGGCGTATTCCGTGGTCATCACAAAATCCGCCAGCTTCGGGGTGGCGGCACGCGGGAAACCGTCGAAGTCAGGGTCGGTGAAGGCGCGGGTCAGCTGGCGCGCGCGGTCCGGGCGGAAGTTCATGAACACCATCGCGTCGCCGTCATTTACCGGCGCCGGTGCGCCGATACGGGTGGGGGCCACAAATTCGTCGTTCTCGTCCCGTGCGTAGGCAGCCTCGAGGCCGGCGAGGGCGGAATCCGCCGTGTGCTCGGCCACGCCCTGGGTGATCAGGTCGTACACCGGCTGCACGCGGTCCCAGCGGTTATCGCGGTCCATGGCAAAGTAGCGGCCGCTGATGCTGGCAATGTGCGCGTTGCCCAGGGCATCGCACACCTGGGTGAGGCGCGCCAGCGGGGTTTCCGCACTGCGCGGAGCGGTATCGCGGCCATCGGTAAACGCGTGAATGTAAACCGCCCTGGCACCGCGCTGGGCGGCGAGGGTCGCCATGGCAACGATGTGGTCATCGTGACTGTGTACGCCGCCGTCCGACAGCAGGCCCATGATGTGCACGGCGCCGTTGTTGGCAATCGCCTTGTCGACCGCCGCGGTATAGGCCGGGTTGGTGAAGAAGTCGCCGTCCTTGATCGCCTTGTTGATGCGGGTGAAGTTCTGGTACACCACGCGGCCGGCGCCGAGGGTCATGTGGCCCACTTCCGAGTTGCCCATTTGTCCTTCTGGCAGGCCCACTGCCATACCGGAGGTGTGGATCAGGGTCTTCGGGCGGCTGGCCCAGATCTGGTCCCAAACCGGGCTCTTGGCCGCGGCAATGGCGTTGTGCTCCGCGTGCTCACTGTGGCCGAAGCCATCCAGAATCAGCAGTACCAGCGGGCGTTTGGGCGAAGTCTCGGATGCCATGGGATCGGAATTCCTGTATTGGGTTGCGTGGAATATCGTTCGGCGTCGGTGCCAGGGGACGGAACTCGCGCGGGAGTTTTACCGCAGGTGGCGGATTTTAACCTGTTTCCAGGCTCCGGGTCAGTAATTGAGCCTGTTTTGCCGGCGTGGCAGCGCCGGCGCGCGGTGAAATTGCTGATTAAGAATTGGCCATCATCGTGTATACTGCGCCACCTTCAAACCGCCGGACTGCATGTGGTGCACAGGGGCTTTCCCGTTGCCGTACAATACCCGGCCAAACGTGACCGACTGCTGCGTCAGTGGTCCCATTTAAAACAACAATTGTGAATTTCTGGGGGCGAAGTGGATTTTTTCGTCTTTATCAGCGAGCAGTGGCTGCTGGTGAGTCTGTTGGTAGCGCTGATTTACGTGCTGGCGATTACCGAACGTATCAAGGCGGGCAAGCCCGCGTCCGCGAATGAGGCCACGCGCCTGATCAACTCTGAGGATGCCCGCGTGGTGGACCTGCGCGACCGCTCGGACTTCGTTGCCGGACATATTGTGGATGCCATCCATATCCCGCACAGCGAGGTCGAGAAGCGCATTGGCGAACTGGCACCCTATAAAGAAAAGACGCTGATCCTGGCCGACAAGATGGGCCAGCACGCGGGACCGGTGGGCCGCCAGCTGAAGAAGGCGGGCTACAACGTGCGCCGCCTCGAGGGCGGTATGTCCGAGTGGTCGAATCAGAAGCTGCCGCTGGTCAAAGGCTGATTCGTCGCCCTGAAACCATTCGTCAGAGAAGCCAAGAGGTTATTCGGTTGTGAAAGAAGTTGTTATCTACACCACCCGCTTCTGCCCCTTCTGCGTGCGCGCAAAGTACCTGCTGGACAACAAGAACGTCCCCTATACGGAGATTTCCGTGGACGGCGACCGCGCCCTGCGCGCGGAGATGACCGCCAAGGCAGGGCGCCATACGGTGCCGCAGATCTGGATCGGCGATCACCATGTGGGTGGCTGCGATGAGCTGATGGCTATCGAGCGCAGCGGCCAGCTGGATCAACTGCTGGCGTGAGGCCCGCCGCGGGCTCAAGAATTTTCCGTGACGTGCCTTGAAAGGGTATTTCGAGGCCCCCATAAGTAAGACCCATACAGGGAGTCTTTCTATCAGGGAAGGCAGTCAATAATCTATTTTTTACGACAGGCAGTGACATGGCTGAAGAACAAAACGGCGCAGCAGTAAACGGCGACGCACAACAAGTCCAATTCGCAATGCAGCGCATCTACCTGAAAGACCTCTCTTTCGAGACGCCGATGGGTGCCGAGGTTTTCAAGAAGCAGTGGAAACCGGAAGTTAATCAGGAACTGAACACCAAGACCGCCAAGATCGATGAAGATCTGTACGAAGTGGCGCTGACCCTGACCATCACCGTCAAGATCGAGAACGAGACGGCATTCCTGGTCGAAGTTCAGCAGGCCGGCCTGTTCGGTATCAAAGGTCTGGAAGGCCAGCAGCTGGCTCAGGCGCTGAACACTGCCTGCCCGAACATCCTGTTCCCCTACGCCCGCGAAGTGGTGGACAACGTTGTGACCAAGGGTTCCTTCCCGGCCCTGATGCTGCCGCCGATCAACTTCGACGCCCTGTTTGCCGCTGCCATGCAGCAGGCACAACAGCAGGCCGAGCAAGGCGCAGAGAAAACCGACGCAGACGCATAAGGCGCGGTTGTTTCAGAAAAAGGCTCCTTCGGGAGCCTTTTTTGTGTCTGACGTAATGGTCTGAGACTTTGCATTCCAGTAAGTTGGGCGGTCTTTTGTTGAATAAATGAGCTTGATGCGAAGGTTCTGATAGCCGGTGCGCATTTACGAGACCTTCCGCGAGAGGGACCTCGCGGAAGAGCCCCCAGGGATGGGTTGAGGGGGGGCGCCTAGCTCGTGTCTCGTAAATGCGCACCGGCTAGCAGGGCCGCCACGGGCAATCTTACGGAGTACCTGTCCGATGAACTGGGACCTACCAGCCCCTTTCACTTATATAGTCCGCGTGGAACCGGAACACGTTGACGGCCTGCACCACGCCAACAACGCCGAATACGTGCGCTGGTGCGAACGCGCCGCCTGGCTGCACAGCAAGGAACTCGGGCTGGATGTCACCCATTACCAGTCATTGGATCGCGGAATGGCCATTCGGCAGGCCGAGTACGACTATATACTGGCCGCCAGAGAGGGCGATGAGCTGCGCATTGGCACCTGGCTGACCATGGTCGACGGCCGCCTCAATATGACCCGTAAGTTCCAGGTGTACCGCGCCAGTGACGAGGCCCTGGTGCTTCGCGCCAGCTGGCAGATGGTGTGCATCGAGCTCTCCAGCGGCAAGCCCAAACGCATGCCGCAAACCTTCAAGGACATCTACTGCCCAGCCGTGGTTGAGCGCCCAAATACTCCGTAGGGTGGATAAGCGCAGCGCATCCACCTTCCCGACAGCCTCAAATATGGTAGATACGCTGCGCTTATCTACCCTACAAGAAAGACTTTGCCGGGAGCCTCAATATGTCTGAAGTCAACACCCTCACCAAAAACACCGGCGCCCTCAAAGGCAAAACCATTTTCATTACCGGTGCCAGCCGGGGTATCGGCCGCGCCATAGCGCTCAAATGTGCCGCGGACGGTGCCAACATTGCCATTGCCGCGAAATCCGCCGAGCCGCACCCCAAGCTGCCCGGGACCATCTTCACCGTGGCCAAGGAAATCGAAGCCGCCGGCGGGGTCGCCCTGCCCATGCAGGTGGATGTGCGCAACGAGGAGCAGGTGGCGGAGGCGATCAAGAAAACCACCGACACCTTTGGTGGCATCGATGGCGTGATCAACAATGCCGGTGCCATCAACCTCACCAGCGTCGAGGCCACGCCCCCCAAGCGCTACGACCTGATGATGGACGTGAATGCCCGCGCGGTGTACCTGACCGCGCACCTGGCAATCCCCTACCTCAAGAAGTCCCCCTGCGGGCATATTCTCAGCCTGTCTCCACCGCTGAATCTCGAGCCGCGCTGGCTCGGCCCGTTCGCCCCCTATGCGCTGTCCAAGTTCGGTATGACGATTCTGAGTATGGGGCTGGCGGCGGAGCTGCAGAAGAGTAAGGTCAGCGTGGCGACCCTGTGGCCCCGCACCCTGGTGGCCACCGCGGCGATTGAGTTTGCGGTGGGCAGCCGGGAAATGTTCGAGCAGAGCCGCAAGCCCATCGTGATGGCGGATGCCGCCTACGAGGTGCTGATCACCGACAACCAGGGCCTGAACGGTGCCCAGTTGATCGACGAGACGCTGCTACACGAACGGGGGGTGGAAGATTTCACGCAATATGCGCACAATCCCGCCAAGGCCGGTGAACTGGCAGTGGATCTGTTTCTCGATCCCTGACGTACCCAGGCCAGATACCGTGGTAATTGGGGGGATGTTGTGGACAAGAGTGACCTGGAAGACTTTCGCGGTGCGATGGGCGAGCTGGGGGATGTTAAGCCACTGTCCCCCCGACAGCGCGAGAGCGCCTTGCGCAAAACCACCAAAGACCCGCTCAACCAGCGCGCGCGGCGCGAATCTGCAACCGCCCAGACCTACCGGGAGCTCAACCCCCTGGGGGGCGAATTTGTCGAGCCGGTGGAGCCGTTCGATCCCATTGAATTCAAGCGCGACGGCGTGCAGAACGGCGTGTACCGCAATCTCCGTCTCGGTAAATACACCGTGGATGCGCGCCTGGACCTGCACAACCACACCGTGGAAATGGCCCGCAGTGCGCTGTATCAGTTTGTGCGGGACTGTGTGGAGGCGGATGTGCGCTGTGCGTTGATCACCCACGGCAAGGGTGAGGGGCGCAAGTCCCCGGCGATGCTGAAAAGCTGCGTGAATGCCTGGCTGCCACAGTTGCAAGAAGTGCTCGCGTTTCACAGTGCGCAGAAGCAGCACGGCGGTCTCGGCGCGACGTATATCCTGCTGCGCAAAAGTGAGCGCAAGCGCCAGCAGAACCTGGAGCAGCACCAGCGCCGCTCGCGCCCCTGAAGCGACGCCCTATCCAATCAAAACCTGTTCAGGCAGCCCCGGAGGCTGCCTTTTTTGTGGTGCCGGCGGCAGTCTACTGGGCGTGTTTGTCTCCGGCCTGCTTGAACTCCAGGCGGGTGCCATCGTCGCCTTCCAGTACCAGTCGGTTACCGTGGGTGTGGGCGTGCGTCGCACGCGGCAGGGCCAGCAAAAAATCCTTTTCCAGCTCGCTGCTGTCACGGCGGCCAGCCATGCGCGTGGTTCTCGGTGGCTTGAGCCACTGGATGGCCCCGTTGTCGCGCAGCTGGAATTTGCCCAGGTAGGGGTTGGAGCCGGCGCTGCCGCGCACGACCCCCAGCTTGTCGCAGCCGAGGTAGGGGCGGTCGCGCCACATTTTTTTCCACAGCATGCTCGGTTTGTGCTCGCGGCCGTCCACGGTCAGGCTATCCAGTAGCCACTCGCGGTCACAGATGGGGTCGCTGCCGGTATCGGTCATGGCGGAGGGGGTGGTGTCGTGGCTGCTGCAGCCACTCAGAGCCAGCAACAGGAATGCCAGCGCGAGGGAGCCAGCGCCGGCAATACTGGTGCGGGCGAAGGCGCGTTGTGGCTGCGGGATCAGGCGGTGCATGTCATCCATCCGGTGGCCTTTTGCGCCATTTAACACCAATCGGCAAAAGCTGTCTGTGACCGATCCGATCTATTCGGCACCTGCCGGGCGCAGTGGTGGTGCAGGGTGGCGAATGCGCTTAGCCACCCGCCTTGACGTATTCGATATAGATGTCGCCGGAAGCGTCGCGCAGGATCAGGCGGCCGCCACCGCTTTTGACGAAGGCCTGGCGCGTGCCCGACAGGGCGCGCAGGTACTGGGTTTCCTGCTCCATCAGCTGGGGTGGGCCGGCCATTTTGGTGGAGGCGAAACTGGCGGTATCCCACAGGATCTGGCCATTGGCGGTGATCTGCATGGCGCCGCGGTAGGTGTTGATGCCGCTTTTGCCCATGGATTCGCCATCGCTGTTACACAGGAAGGTGAACTCTTGCGGCTGGTCGACCGGTACTGCCTGGCCGTTGATGCGCAGCAGGCGCATTTCCCACTTGTCGCCGCAGACACTGGTGATGGAGCCGGGGCTCTGGGTGGGCCCGGACTCCTTGCTGTCCATGTTCATACAGCCAGCAATCACGATGGCGAGGCCGGTAAGCCACGCCGGGACCACTTTATTGATACCGTTTCGGATCATTCCTTTTGCTCCCTGTTCCTGCTCCCTGCGTGCAGATAGATCAAGCTTAGACAGCTGCGGGTTTTGCGAGAGGACAGCGGCGCCAG
Proteins encoded:
- the hisB gene encoding imidazoleglycerol-phosphate dehydratase HisB produces the protein MRTASVNRDTLETKIQVSLNLDGKGTGKFNTGVPFLEHMMDQIARHGMIDLDITCDGDVHIDDHHTVEDIGITLGKAINQAIGDKKGMTRYGHAYVPLDEALSRVVIDFSGRPGLTMNVPFTQKRIGNFDTELFYEFFQGFVNHALVTLHIDCIRGFNAHHQIETVFKAFGRALRMALTPDPRMEGAMPSTKGVL
- the hisH gene encoding imidazole glycerol phosphate synthase subunit HisH; this encodes MQKIVVLDYGMGNLHSVASALQKVAPADEVVLATTPEQAEGADRLIVPGVGAIRDCMEGFIRPGFVPLLNRCVESGMPILGICVGMQIMMASSEENGGVDCLGIFPQPAKFFGKDLYENGQHLKVPHMGWNRVQQAIDHPMWRNIENGSRFYFVHSYYVPAEDNEAVAGITDYGVQFAAAVTHNNIFATQFHPEKSADAGMQLLKNFVDWNGAA
- the hisA gene encoding 1-(5-phosphoribosyl)-5-[(5-phosphoribosylamino)methylideneamino]imidazole-4-carboxamide isomerase, with protein sequence MIVIPAIDLKDGECVRLRQGEMEDATVFSDDPVATAEHWLSQGAKRLHIVDLNGAFAGNPVNGDAVNAIARQFPQFPIQIGGGIRDLKTIEWYLEAGVQWTIIGTAAVKNPKLVKEACREFEGHIIVGLDAKDGLVATEGWAEVSDVQATELAKEFQDCGVSAIVYTDIARDGMMQGVNLESTMDLARAVQIPIIASGGVSCIEDIEKLLAAGDDKTEIFGAITGRAIYEDKLDLQKAQQLCDSWNK
- the hisF gene encoding imidazole glycerol phosphate synthase subunit HisF, which codes for MGLAKRIIPCLDVDAGRVVKGVNFVDIRDAGDPVEVARRYNEAGADEVTFLDITATHEGRDTTLHTVEKMASEVFIPLTVGGGVRELQDIRNLLNAGADKTAINSAAVFNPDFVREAADRFGSQCIVVAIDAKQVGNHKEPKWEIFTHGGRKPTGIDAVEWAKKMDSFGAGEILLTSMDRDGTKNGFDLALTRAISDAVSVPVIASGGVGNLQHLADGVLKGGADAVLAASIFHFGEYTVAEAKAFMQNAGIEMRL
- a CDS encoding DUF6316 family protein, with the protein product MQQYRRGEKGESIPPRADRFFKLDDDWYFTVRGGKTFGPYACREEAEKAVDKFLNPLNKYTGNVRPFGSLRARRWRGTQKL
- a CDS encoding S41 family peptidase yields the protein MFTTKTLARLIGAAALAALPLMGLSQGDQDNSAVRAVQEAESRLPLEDLRSFAKVFEQIRQGYVNEVDDSTLLEYAIKGMLQGLDPHSAYLDSRSFDDLQANTTGEFAGLGIEVGIEDDYITIITPMDDTPAARAGLRAGDVILRLSGKSMRGVSLDEAVDKMRGPVGSSVTLTIGRKGHKEPFDVTVKRDKVRVYSVRGEMLEDGYGYLRISQFQMDTGGDLMRAMKKLKKKGELKGLVVDLRNNPGGVLQSSVEVVDAFLEEGLVVYTEGRNDSSNLRYSASAGDVTNGAPLVVLINDGSASAAEIVAGALQDHRRAVVMGTDSFGKGSVQTVIPINQDRAIKLTTALYFTPKGRSIQAQGIKPDITVERVQVTRLDGRARTTEADLAGHLGNGNGGAESGSEDRKRAKAKQDDWYSRDNQVFEALNVLKGLNLYVRRTPTGTEESSAPKAKDQVAQIRAEDL
- a CDS encoding murein hydrolase activator EnvC family protein, with translation MNISAVVIAALLSSLLLVPACFAQAADEEQQARLAEIKQRIEALQQELNQVKSDRDQLLKDLESNEKDISELLQRIDKIKADMQSRGEKLQELKKEEQQLEESRRSMQRRVEQEVAAAYRLGRQEQIKLLLNQQDPQHIARQLRYHDYFLKQRNRVIGDYVSTLDQLSTVSAGIQREQDTLAHERSQLEEKRRALVSAQQNRQRTLDKLARQLASKSGELNQLHSDRSRLQRLVDEVGRAIASLINPSDQTPFAKQRGRMQWPTSGRRANAFGQRRANGITWTGVTLRANEGTPVKAIHRGRVVFADYLRGQGMLIILDHGDGYMSLYGHNQSLTRAIGEWVERGDTIAKVGNTGGLSQAGLYFEIRHRGKPQDPTVWCRG
- the gpmI gene encoding 2,3-bisphosphoglycerate-independent phosphoglycerate mutase, whose product is MASETSPKRPLVLLILDGFGHSEHAEHNAIAAAKSPVWDQIWASRPKTLIHTSGMAVGLPEGQMGNSEVGHMTLGAGRVVYQNFTRINKAIKDGDFFTNPAYTAAVDKAIANNGAVHIMGLLSDGGVHSHDDHIVAMATLAAQRGARAVYIHAFTDGRDTAPRSAETPLARLTQVCDALGNAHIASISGRYFAMDRDNRWDRVQPVYDLITQGVAEHTADSALAGLEAAYARDENDEFVAPTRIGAPAPVNDGDAMVFMNFRPDRARQLTRAFTDPDFDGFPRAATPKLADFVMTTEYAADIDASCAFPPENLVNTFGEYLQSQNKTQLRIAETEKYAHVTFFFSGGREAPYNGEERVLIQSPDVATYDLQPEMSAPEVTDKLVEAIESGKFDAIICNYANGDMVGHTGVFEAAVKAVEALDVCVDRVTKAALAAGGEVLITADHGNVEEMYDAGSGQVSTQHSTLPVPFVYIGEREVTMRDGGSLADVAPTMLALMGLPQPVEMSGEPLVKVN
- a CDS encoding rhodanese-like domain-containing protein, which encodes MDFFVFISEQWLLVSLLVALIYVLAITERIKAGKPASANEATRLINSEDARVVDLRDRSDFVAGHIVDAIHIPHSEVEKRIGELAPYKEKTLILADKMGQHAGPVGRQLKKAGYNVRRLEGGMSEWSNQKLPLVKG
- the grxC gene encoding glutaredoxin 3, which codes for MKEVVIYTTRFCPFCVRAKYLLDNKNVPYTEISVDGDRALRAEMTAKAGRHTVPQIWIGDHHVGGCDELMAIERSGQLDQLLA